TCCGGCTCTTGCGTCAGCACCCGGACTCCGCCATCCGTGAGAGCGATGGTGTGCTCGAAGTGTGCCGATAGACTACCGTCCGCCGTCTTCACCGTCCAACCGTCGGACTCGACCTTCGTGGCCTCACCGCCCATGTTGAACATCGGCTCGATGCAGATCGACATGCCACGGCGTAGTTTGAGACCCGTTCCCCGAGCGCCATAGTTGGGGATTTGCGGATCCTCATGCATCTGGCGACCGATTCCATGACCCAGATACTCCCGTACCACGCCAAGTCCTTGACGCTTCGCCTCACGCTCCACCGCATATCCGATGTCACCGATCCGGGCACCTTCTCTGACTTGATCGATACCCGCCCACAGCGCGGCCTCCGTCGTGTCGATGAGCCGCTGCACGGGCTTTGCCACTTCACCGACGGCGAACGTGGCGGCAGCGTCGCCGTGGTATCCCTGGTAGATGGCCCCGGCGTCGATCGACAGGATGTCACCTTCGACGAGCCGGTATGAAGAGGGGATGCCGTGCACGATCACGTCGTTGGGAGATGTGCAAATGTGCGCAGGGTATCCGTGGTAACCGAGAAACGATGGTGTGCAGTCCCGAGCCCTGATGATCTCGGCTGCGACTTCGTCGAGCTCCTTCAACGTGACACCGGGTGCGATGAGGACCCGCACGGCGGAGAGGACCGCGGCGACCGCCGCCCCCGCAACGCTCATCTTGTCGAATTCCTTCGCGTTCTTGATGGTGATCATAAGACTTCGATGATTCGGGACCGGATGTCGTCGACGGATCCGACACCGTCGACCTCCACCAGAATGTCGGCGTAGTAGTCGATCAGCGGCGCCGTGTTCATCCGGTAGATGGCAAGCCG
The genomic region above belongs to Actinomycetota bacterium and contains:
- the map gene encoding type I methionyl aminopeptidase; the encoded protein is MITIKNAKEFDKMSVAGAAVAAVLSAVRVLIAPGVTLKELDEVAAEIIRARDCTPSFLGYHGYPAHICTSPNDVIVHGIPSSYRLVEGDILSIDAGAIYQGYHGDAAATFAVGEVAKPVQRLIDTTEAALWAGIDQVREGARIGDIGYAVEREAKRQGLGVVREYLGHGIGRQMHEDPQIPNYGARGTGLKLRRGMSICIEPMFNMGGEATKVESDGWTVKTADGSLSAHFEHTIALTDGGVRVLTQEPDLVEGAHGG